DNA sequence from the Chloroflexota bacterium genome:
GAATGCCAGGCGCAACTGAACCACGCTACCCGCCAGCTCGAACGCGCGGTGGACACGATGGAACGGCTGATCCGCCAGCGCGCCCTCCCCCCGGAACAGCCTCCGCACCCACGTCGTCTGCCATAGCGCCTCTCCCTCTCCGTAGCGAGCCTGTCACACGGCCGTGACACCTGTGTGAGACCGGCTAGACGCCCTCCTGCTATAGTGAGGGACGTCGGGCTCACCCTGTGAGGAGGGGAATCATACCGAAACAAACGTTTGACTCGCGAGGCGGGCCCCTCCTCGAAGAGGGGCAGGTGCACTCTTTCGTCGTTCGGTTATGGCGAGAGCGCAGAGAAAGCCCTGACCTCTGCCCGGAATGGCGTGGTCGCGTCGTCCATGTACAGAGCGGTCGCTCTATTCACTTTTGCGATCTGGCTGATCTGATCGCGTTCCTACAACAGCAATCGGGATGGTCGCCCACGCCGGGCTCCCGCCAGACCGCCGATGATCCCCCTCCCCCGTGAGAGGTGCGGATGTCGCAACAGGCTGGCCACATCGTAGCGCAAACGATCGGGCATGTGCTTGCCATCCTACAGGAGGACCTGCCCGCCGACCTGCGCGCCCAGCTCCGAATGGCTCCCCACGTCCCGGGGATGATCAGCCATCTCCCCTACATCAGCATCTCCGCCGAATCGAAAGCCGGACGGACGACCGGCCTTGGCCGCACGATCGGGCTGAAGCGAGATCGCGTGGATGATTCCCTCATCGACCTGGGGTACGTCACGGGGGACGCCGGAACGTGCCGATTCACCCTCTCCCTATGGGCACTCACCCGCCCTCAACTGGATCACCTGCGAGGCGCCGTGGAGACGCTTCCGTGGGTCCGTCGCGAGCGCACCTGGGAGGAGCCGGAAGGCACGCTGAACCGAACGAATTTTCTGCGATGCCGGCTGGACAGCGTCTCCCCCGGCATCGCCACCCCCCTCCCGCCGCTCCCCCCTCACATCACCATCCGGGCGCTCCGCCTGAACCTGCGCACAGGCCCTTCCACCAGCTTCGATCGCGTGGGGCGGGCCAACCGCGGCGATCAATTCGAGCTGCTGGGGCGCAACGAGGATGGAACCTGGGTACAGGGGTGCTGCTTTGAGGGTCAGATCGTGTGGATGGCGACCCGGTTCGTGGAGACCTCCATACCGCTGTCCCTGATCCCGCAGGCTGAGGACATCCCCACCCGCTCGACCACGCGCCGTCGCCGGAGCCCCTCTCTGGATGAGGAGGGAGAGCTTCCGGACGAGGAGGCGACGCGAAACGCCGGGATCGACGCCGGCACGGCGATCCTGGCCACATCCCCGCCCGTCACCACGGTGTGGCGCCAGGACCTGCATTTCGTAGCCCACCTGGAGGCCACCCAGGAGCCATTGGTAGCGGCCGGGGAGCCCATCGAGGAGATCCGCATCCTCCGCCATTTGCAGGAAGGGGATCGCGTTCTGGATACGGAGCGAACTCGGCGCTTTGCCGACCACGAGGAGATCGTGGACGAGTTTCCGGACTAGGCACGGCATCGCCGCCTTCGATCCCAGCACCCCGTGGCGCGCCGAGATCGAAGCGGAACGGTATGGCCCCCATGGAATCCATCGCCATGGGGTGCTCATGAGGGTACAGGAGGAACGATTATGGCAGAAGTCATCACCGAAATGGTGCTGCCAGGGACGTACATCGAGGTGCGCGCCGAGGGGCTGATCAGCGTCGGAGGCATCGTCACCGGCCGCATCGGCATCGTCGGCACGGCCGCACGAGGGCCGATCATGACGCCGACCAGCCTGGGCTCCTACAGCCAGGCCAAAGAGATCTTCGGCGACTATGACGCCTGGCAGGACGGCGACAGCGACGAGCTCACCCTGGTGCGGGCGCTGGAGCAGATCTTCAACAACGGCGCCACGGATGTACTGGCCGTGCGCGTGAAGGGGAGCGACCCGACGGGCGCAAGCGTAAGCCTGCCCGACGTGGACGACGACAACCAGATCACCATTACCGTCACCGACCTGGGCTCGTGGGCCAACGGGACCACCGCCGAGGTGCGAACCGTGATCCTGCGGGAGCGCCGAACGTTCACCGTCTCGGGCAGCGATCCCTTCAACGCCGCGCGCACCACGCTCCAGCTTCCTCACACGAATCTCCGACGGCGCGGCGGGGCCTCCGGCTCCCTCACGGCCGCTGACATCAGCGTACGCAACCGGACGACCGGCACAACCTACAACCTGGACCCCTCCCCCGGCGCGGGCGAGTTCTCGGTCGAGGCCTCCACGGGGGTGATCACCTTCGGCGAGGCGCAGACCGCCGACGATATCCTGGAGGTCACGTACTATCGGGAGGCGACCGAGGTCGTCTTCACGCTGCCCAACGGGCTGCAGGAGATCTACACCGATATGGCCAACGCCGGAGCGCTGAACACGGCACTGGCTTCTTCCAACTTCTTCACCAGCACGGTGGTGAGCAGCCCCAGCGACAAGGCGCTGAAGACGGGCACGTACACCTTCGGCGGGGGAAGCGACGGTGCCGACGCCAGCACGGTGGACTATCAGGAGGGGATCGCCCTCTTCGAATCGGAGGATATCAACTTCGTGTTGGCCGCCGGGCAGGGCACGGAGATCGCCTCCGTCCTCACCGGTCACTGCGAGACGATGGAGAACAACGGTCGGGAGCGCATCGCCATCATGGGCAGCAACCTGGGTGAGGAGGTCTCCGATATCCTCGGACACCTCAGCTCGCTGTCGGACGATCGGCTGATCTTCGTGGCGCCCGGGATCAAGGCGGTGGACGCGGCCGCCAGCGCCGCGCAGCGGACCCGGGTCGAGGTCACCCTGCCGGGCGCGTACGCCGCCGCGGCCGTGGCCGGATTACTGGCCTCGCTGCCCGTGCATCACAGCCCCACCAACAAGACGCTCTCCATCGTCGGCCTGGAGCAGGAGTTCCTCCGCCCGGAGCTGAAGCAGTTGGTGCAGGGACGGGTGTTGGCGCTGGAGAAGAAGAACGGCTACCGGGTCGTGCGCGGGATCACCACCGACACGGGCGCCTTCCAGCAGATCACCACCCGGCGTATCGTGGATTACGCCAAGATGGGCATCCGCATGGGCAGCCTGCCCTACATCGGCCGGCTGAACAACGAGCGAGTACGCAAGGCGCTGCGGGGGACGCTGGACGGCTTCCTGACCACCATGGTGCTGGACGAGGCGCTCACCGGATACGAGTTATCGGTGACGGCCACCCGGGCGGATGAGATCGCCGGACGCTGTCTGGTGACGGTCTTCCTGCGCCCGACCTTCAGCATCGACTACATCAAGGTCACCATGTATCTGGAGTGAAGGATCCTCAAACCCTTCGCGATGGGAGAGTTTGTAGGGGCGCCCCTCGTGGTGTCCAAATCAGAGATAATGCAGGCACCCCAATCCGGGGCAACCACAAGGATTGCCCCTACGAGCCCTGGGGAAGATGGACAGGAGAGAAGCGATGCCAAACACCAACGTGTTTACAGGGGCGGATGGCTCGATCACGCTGGCGGGCCCGCAGACCGACGAGGGCAGCAAGGCGCAAGAGGTCGTCGACGCCTATCAGCTCACCCCCATCGGGCGGGCTACCGATGTGCGGGTCGAGGTCACGTCGGATATCAAGCCGTTCCATGAGCTGGGGCAGCGATATCCGACCGAGCTACGCCCGGGGAACGTCAACGTGCGCGGGACCATCGGCCGCGCGTACATCAACGGCGCGCTGCTGAAGCTGCTGTTGGGCGACGCGGCCACCAGCCGCCCGGCCGGGAGCTGGGTCCAGCCCGCGTTCAACATCACCCTGATCCTGGAGAACCCGGCCTTTCCGGGAACCCGAAACACCATCACCATCCATGAGGCCAAGTTCGCCAGTTGGGGCTACGGCATCCCGGAGGACGACTTCGTGATGGAGTCGGTGGAATTCCAGGCGCTGTACATCAGCGTTCAGGACGAGGAGGGAAGCTGATGGGGGATGATCGACGATTGACGGAAGACGAAGATCTAACGTTCGTCTTCCGTCCTCCGTCTTTCGTCCTTCGTCTAAACGGAGCAGTGCCATGGTTCTGACGGCCGAAGAGCTGCTGGCAGGGAGTGAGGTACATCACGAGGTGACCATCCCGGCCGAGCTGTTGCACCCGAACGGGGAGGCGACGTCCGTCGATGAAGAGGCCACCGTGATCCTGCGCCCTCTCACCGTTCGCGATCTGCAGCTGATCGTCAAGGCGGCGCGAGAGGACGATCTGCTCACCTCGGCGCTGATGGTGCAGCGCGCCCTGGTGGAACCCGAGCTCAACCAGGCTCAGGTGACGGCCATGCCCGCCGGCCTGCTGCGCTACCTGGCCGATCAGGTGAACCGCATCAGCGGCATCGGCGTGACGGCCGACACGATGGATCACCTGGTGCAGGCGCCGCTAGCCCGGGCCTGCTTCATCCTGGCTCGCGAGTTCGGCTGGACCCCCCAGCAAGTGAGCGAGATGACCCTGGGGCAGATCCTGCTCTATCTGGAGATGCTGAGCGACGGCCGCGCGGCCGAGGAGGCCCGGTGAGCCCGTCCTCCTCTCGCCGCCCGCCCGATTGGCCAATCACGCCCCTGGAAGCCCTGTCGGCCCCGGCGCGTCGCCTGCGAGCCGTCGCCGACGACGCGACTCGTCGCCAGGTGGACGCGCTGCGCGCCGAACTGGCCAACCTGGTCGATCTGGACGCGCCCTGGCTGCGAACGGAGACCGACCCGCTCGGGCGGTTCTCCGTAGACGAGGGGCCGGGCTTCGCCGAGGCGCCACCGCCGGAGCCCGGCCATCTGGGACGCCCACAAGCGACATGGCCCGCGCGCGGGCACCCGGCCGGGAGACGGGAGACGCGAACGGGGGTGCGCCCCACCGCATCAGGAGCCACGCCCGCCGGTCGCACCACCGATCTCCTCCGGTCACCGCAGCGTTCCGGGGGGGCGGCCAGGTCATCGGCACCCCCCAGCCCGACATCGACAGCGCCGGCCGGCACTCCTAATGAGCGACCTGAGGCACCTGACGCGCGATCCGCCCGGATGAGAAGACGTCCACCAGCGGGGCAAGCCACGGCCACGATCGGGCCATCGCGGGAGCAGACGCCTTCCCCCGCGACATCAGCCATCGCACCCAACGAGCAAGCCAGATCGCCTGAGGAATCTCCCGAGCTGGCCGCGTGGGCGAGGAGACGATCACGACCAGCCCTGTTCGCGGCGGCACGCACGCCCATCGGAGGCCCAGGGCTCCCCCGACGCCGGCTGGCCCAGCGAGCCATGGGGGACGCGCAGGCGGCCGAGCGCACGTCGAGTCCTCAACCCCAACGGGGCGAGGGCGAAGCGGCGAGCCCGGCCGGAGAGGAGACGACGGGACGACCGTCCCGAAAGGACGCAGCCTTCCAGCAGCACGCGGCGCCCCCTATGCCCTCGGCCAACCTCCACCTGCTGGCGCAGTTGACCGAGCGCTGGTTCGCCGCCCGCCAAACGAACACGGCTCCCGGGCGCCCGAGCGGCCTACCGGCCCCGGAGCTATCCCCTCCGGGCCCGGGCATGGCAAGGAGCCCCCACGCGCATACACGGCCATCGCCACGGGGGATCATATCCTCTCTGGAGGAAGCGCTGCAGCCGTCCGAGCCCGGCGATCCCACCACCTGGCAGTGGATCTCGCCCATCGCCGGCGCTGCCGCTCCGGGGGCCAACGGCGCCGTACCGGTCGCCAGCAATACCATCCACCTGACCGTACAACCTCCCCCATCGCTGGAGACGCTGGATCCCGACGAACTGGCGGACCTGTTAGGCCAGATCTTACGACGGGAAGCGCGGCGGTATGGGATTCCGATGGTGTGATGCTGGTGCGTATTACGTGTTGCGCATTGCGTATTGCGTGTTACGTAACTACGCAATACGCAACACGCAATATTGTAAACACGCAGAGCCTACTCGTACACAGAAACGAGCGTATGAATCCCTATGAACATTAAACCCATCCTCGACAGCTGGGAGATCCCTCGTATCGAATCCATCCGCATCCGGGAGCGCCGGGTGTGGGCGGAGCATCCTATCCCGGGACGGCAGGGCAGCGTGTTCCAGGACCTGGGCACGCGGCCGGCTGCCATCGTCATCACTGGCAGCCTGGCTGGCGATGAGATGCGCGATGAGTTCCTGGAGACGGTGCGGGAGAAGTTCCAGGCCGGGGAGCCGGTGACCTTCGCGGCCGACATCACCACGGCCACCCAGATCCAGTACGTGGTGATCGAGGATTTGCAGTTCGCGGAGGTGGCCGGATCACCGGACAGCTTCCGCTATACCATCGTCCTGCGGGAGAGCCCGCCGCCGCCACCACCAGGCGGCGCGCCCGACCTGGATGCCGACCTGCTGGATCAGGCACAAGGCTTGATCGGCGATATCGGCGATCTCACCAACATCCTGGACGCGCTCGGCAGCATCCCCGACTTCGGCAATCCGGTCCCGCCGCTTCAATCATCTCTGGATCAGTTTGAGAACGTGGCCAGCGGGCTGTCCGAGGCGACGACCACGCTGCGTAATCTCTTCGGCATCTCAGAATAGGCGAGGGAACATGGCAAGCGTCCTGGAAACGCTCACCGGCCTAGCTCTGGACCCCTCGGTTATCTCGGCCCTCCAGTCCGACATGACCGGGGTGGCCGGACGCGTGCCTTCCGTGCCCACCTCCGACCTCCAGCAGATCACCACGCTGGTGGGCCAGATCGCGCTGCCGGACCAGCAATCGCTGTTCGGCGACGGGGCCGCCCTGCTGGGAAACCTGGTCGCCACCGGCCTGCGCTCCCCCGATGAACTCTGGTCACCGATCACCGACTCACTGGACGGGCTGGAGCAAGCATTGGCCATAGGGCTCCAGACGCCCATGACGGGAGCGTTCGACCAGATCCAGGGCATCCTGACGGCCATCCCGGACGATCCGACCGCTCTGCTGGGTTCCCTGGCCGGGCCGCTCCAGCAGGCCGCGAGCGCCCTCAGCGAAAGCCCAGATCTGCAACGGGCCATCGAATTCATCAGCAAGATCAACGACTTGCGCGCCCAACTGGACGCCGCGCCGGCGCAACTGGCCACCCTGTTCCGGGATCAGATCCAGGCCGCGATAGACGAGGCGCTGGCCCCGGTATCCCCGGTAACCAGACAGCTCGATGGGTTCCTGACCTCGCTAGACACACGCCTCCAGACGCCCCTGCTGGTCAGCCGGTATGAGGCGATCCTGCTGAAGCTCATCCCCTCCAGCGGCCCCTCGCTCGCCGAGGCGATCGCCACGCTCGATTTCGCCTCAGAGGAGGCGGTGGCAACGATCGATGGGCAGCTGAGCGTAGCCCGCGTGCTCCTGGAAGACCTCGGCCGGGAGGCGGAGGAGCGTTTGGGGGAGGCCGCCACCCTGGTGCCCCTCTTCAACGTGGAGGCATGGGGACAGCGGCTGGCCTCCGCCGCCACACTCGCCGCATCCGGGCAGGTGAACGACCTCACTGACATCCTGAGCCGCTGGCAGGACGGCCTGGTACAGGCGCAAACTCTCGTCGCTGACCTCTCGCTGGACCACGCGCTCCAGCCGCTGCGAGACCTGGTGACGCAGCTGCAGTCGTTGCTGGACGGGTTCAACCTGGACCAGGTCAAGGCCGCGCTGCAGACGGGGATCCAAACCATCTCCAACCTGGTCGAGATCGTGCGGCAGGCCCAGGTCGATATCCAGGCCGGGCTCCAGATCCTGGCCAACAACATCACCCAGGCCATCGATGCCATCGACCTCAGCCTGGTCACCGGGGCAGTGGACAACGCCCTCTCCGCAATCGACCCGGTGATCACCCAAATCGAGGGACTGATCGACACGGTGTCCACCCAGCTCCAGGGTGCGCTGACCAGCCTGCAAAGCGAGCTGGACACGCTGCACACCAACCTGACCGATCCCAGCGGAAGCTTCCGCCAGCCGATCGAGAACTTCCTGAACGCCATACGGGACGCCATCCCCGACGACATCCCGGAAACCCTCGAGGGGGTGGGACAGACCATCGCCGACGCCGTATCGGGCCTGGACGAGATTGCCTTCGACCCTGTGTTCGACGTGGTGGTCGCCGAACTGGAGAATATGCGCCAGGAATTGCAGCAGATTGACGTGGGCAGCCTGAACGAGCTTCTACGGGCCGCTTTGGCCGCCGCGCTGGCCGTCTTCCAGGCATTCGATTTTCAAAGCGAGGTGGAGGAGTTCCTGATCGAGAAGTTCGACAGCGCCATCGAGGAGGTAAGCGAGCCGATCATCCAGACCCTGCAGGAGCAGGTCGATGGGATCATGGATTTCCTGCGGAAGAACGACCCCGCCATGCTGTTCGAGACGACGTTGGGCATCACTGACGCCTACGACGAAATGGTGGCCCAGCTGGACAGCTTCCGCC
Encoded proteins:
- a CDS encoding SH3 domain-containing protein; translation: MSQQAGHIVAQTIGHVLAILQEDLPADLRAQLRMAPHVPGMISHLPYISISAESKAGRTTGLGRTIGLKRDRVDDSLIDLGYVTGDAGTCRFTLSLWALTRPQLDHLRGAVETLPWVRRERTWEEPEGTLNRTNFLRCRLDSVSPGIATPLPPLPPHITIRALRLNLRTGPSTSFDRVGRANRGDQFELLGRNEDGTWVQGCCFEGQIVWMATRFVETSIPLSLIPQAEDIPTRSTTRRRRSPSLDEEGELPDEEATRNAGIDAGTAILATSPPVTTVWRQDLHFVAHLEATQEPLVAAGEPIEEIRILRHLQEGDRVLDTERTRRFADHEEIVDEFPD
- a CDS encoding phage tail sheath protein encodes the protein MAEVITEMVLPGTYIEVRAEGLISVGGIVTGRIGIVGTAARGPIMTPTSLGSYSQAKEIFGDYDAWQDGDSDELTLVRALEQIFNNGATDVLAVRVKGSDPTGASVSLPDVDDDNQITITVTDLGSWANGTTAEVRTVILRERRTFTVSGSDPFNAARTTLQLPHTNLRRRGGASGSLTAADISVRNRTTGTTYNLDPSPGAGEFSVEASTGVITFGEAQTADDILEVTYYREATEVVFTLPNGLQEIYTDMANAGALNTALASSNFFTSTVVSSPSDKALKTGTYTFGGGSDGADASTVDYQEGIALFESEDINFVLAAGQGTEIASVLTGHCETMENNGRERIAIMGSNLGEEVSDILGHLSSLSDDRLIFVAPGIKAVDAAASAAQRTRVEVTLPGAYAAAAVAGLLASLPVHHSPTNKTLSIVGLEQEFLRPELKQLVQGRVLALEKKNGYRVVRGITTDTGAFQQITTRRIVDYAKMGIRMGSLPYIGRLNNERVRKALRGTLDGFLTTMVLDEALTGYELSVTATRADEIAGRCLVTVFLRPTFSIDYIKVTMYLE